agtacacactgtatgtacCATTACCATAATCAACTACTCGTCCAGCAGTACTCTTTTTCAGTTTTGTATTATACATGACAGGCTCAAAAAAGTCCCCTCCTCGTTGTCGTTGGCGGCCATTATTATCATAAGCTTCGATGACTATGTGTACATAGTCTCCTGTTTTGAATTTAGACTTCTCTTCAAAGAAATATGCCCTGAAAAAAGATGTATAAATTTAGTTATCAGGAATTTTTCCTTTGCGTTGGTAACAATATTAACAAAACATTCACCAACGTTAAGGTGCCATCTTCAGTGTAATTAATTGCAGGTATAATATTTCCACAGCTAAAGTGAAAAATTACTTTCCATTTTGGACTTTTAAATAAGATAACTTAGTACACATTTTGTGTCTAATCTATAGGGCTAGTATATGTTTTAAACAACATcaaattttacttcttttttaTATCTATAGTGATTGCAGTCTGATGGTCACCAATGAACTTATTAACATTCATACTTAAACATATGTATCtaataatatatttactctTTGTGGAGTCATGAAGGGGGAATGGTTAGAGTAGCCTGCTAGGAATTATGCAGGTTAAAGATTCGAACCCCATTTGTTTCGTGGCTAAAATCCTTGGACATGATTTCAACCACGGCTGTGCGCCATCAAGCTAGTTGTATAATTGgtgacctggtaggatagaggttgcaatgtaaatgatttaatcctatgcgctcaTAAAGGCTGCAGTGAAGAGTATGCTCCCCAGGGGGTTGAGGAAATAAAAAGAGCCGTTGTGCCGCTACAGATCCATACCAGGTGTAATAactgtaaagcgctttgagcacagagtgggaaagcattaaataaaaaccaacattatcaCCATTATTGCAACAAGTGTCTTAAATCCCTCCTCAATCGTATAGCTCATAAACATGTATATCTGGTTTATTTGTTTGACATTTCAAATCTGTAGTTAAAGTAAAGTTCAATGATCATCCAACACTAATTTGCGGATGACaggttttcatttgttgataaCTTAACGACTGTGACTGGTCGTATGCGAATGAGTCAATGTTCATATTAATCGTTTCCAAGCCAGATTTGTTTCAAGATATTCGGGACAACTTTTAATTCCATTTCTATAAATGAGATTTTAACATACAAACTTAGTAAATTCTGGATGTTGTAATTGCAATAACTTCTACCATGGTGTGGAATACACTCGATTAGGGTACATTTCGCCCATTACCATGTACATTGCCGAGAACAGTACCATTATCcgcaatggggggggggggggtttcaatCATATTTATTCCAGAATTTTGTTCAATATCTAAAACACCGCCGGTTAAGCTCGTACGTACCTTGTTGTTTGAATAGAAGTCATTCCCATTTTACCATTACTAATAGCTAAAGGATGATATGGGTTAGTCTTTAATATAGTAGTCGTATTCCGATGTTCCTGTTCTGTTACTCCTGTACTAATGTTAAGAGGGCGATGCGGTTCATTTACTGATGCACGCCTCGTACCATGTTCATAAGCCCATTCCAATTCCTGAACTATTCCAAGCCATCCGAGAGAAAATCTAGAGTAGGCGCTATAAAATGACATATCATCTTTGATGTTTTCACTGGAAATCTTTTGTTGTCGACTGATGCCAACATTACGTTCTCCCGTCATTAGTGGTTGATCTCGGGTATTTGGACGACCGAGACAACGACACTCGGTATCCATAGCATGGAATACCCTTTTGTACACAGTCTGAAATAAATGAACAGTGAATATCAATGACATGTTTAAGTATGTAACACACTACACTATAAGGTTAAACCATCATAGCATTCTACCAGCTAGtttatatggtatattacatattttattcttGAGTACGATGGACAAGCGAGGGCTCATCTGTCTAATATGAATTAAATACCATGTACCATACATGCCGTACACTGCTGAAGGTAGGCAGACATATATATCTCTAGGGAAAATGCCACTTTCTGAGTGGTTATACTCAGTGATTAATTAAGTAATGATTAGTTATTTAGTTCTCTTACAAAGTACAATTAACAGTTTTGATTCTTGTCCGCGTACAGCATTTCGGCGagaaaatgttgattttgaaatgttagGTCTGCCGAACGTCGATACGCAAATCATGACTGAATACGTACCATGATATTGGAATACGTGATCTGCAACGATATACTGCAATATGACAGATTTTACAGCATTGGACATATCGTCAAtaataaatgtcaaattgagaaatggaagaatgtTCGCTATAGAAAATgaatggcactaaaataaagtgccaacaaaagaattattttttccGCACTACATACTAGCCttgcattcatagcactacacactactacatacagATTGGAAATTGATTGTGCCCTCTGAAACAATTTTCGATTTTGGCTAATTTAGTGAGAAGGGGGAGGGGATCTGAGGtctaagtataagaattttttttatcctacattgaacttttgattttGCTTGCCCCTTAGCTAACTCATTCTATCAATGTCTTTAAAtgggaagtacatgtatgacacgGAAAGTAAATATACTGTGAGGATATAATTAAATCATGTTATTTAGTCAAGAAGGTAACTATGCATATTAGACTTACCTTGTCTTTCATCAACGTAAAACATATGAACGCCAGAAATATCATtaacaaaaacaagaatttgAAATGTCGTACGCGTATTGCTGAACAGGAAGCCATAGTAATATCTGCAGTACACTACtgcaatgtaatatttcaacCGTGATCGTGTATATAAGTCCGGCTTAATGATATTCTCAGCTGTTACCGACTCTAGTAGATTTGATAACCAGGATATAAACTGAATGAATAGGCCTTCCGATAAGATTATATTCAGATTGTGAAAACATACATTATGGTATATCACTTAATTTGTAAATTCATTACTTTGGTAAGAGACCCGGTAAAAGAAATCAACCTGTTCTAAAGGACACATGTACCTTGGTATCATCAGTGTGTATAACAAAGTATATGAAATTTTCGTAAGGTGATGCCTGATTTccaaaaatgattaattatgcaaatgatcactacatttttgtttgtttcgaCGTCAATATCTACcatattatataaaatgtaaagaTTGCATTAAAGATATTATCTGTTACAGAAAATAACCGATTATAGAAATTACTCATGGTTGCTAAGTACCGGTATTGTATATTACATGCACTTTATTATAGTCTGTATTTGTCTGAAATGTCTGAAATTCCTTGTACTACAAGATTGCCTAATTACCGTTGATTGACATCTgtgtacatgtcttattaatatgcataatcatTTGTCAAACCTGATTAGTTACAGTCAGAGCCCTACAGAAGGTGTTTACCAAATTGAATCGGACAACCTGATTTGGGGGAAATGATGACAGAGAGAAACagactctctctctcgctcgccttcaaacacacacacacacacacacacacacacacacacacacacacacacaaatatcactCTGAACTTTCCTTCCAAATTtaatcatatacatttatattactaCATTGTCAGTTTACAACGGTTGTGACGTTTGTGAATATTGTGATATTTCTAACGTAAATAAGTATATTATGGGATACTACTTCCGAATCACAAACATCACAAAACCAGCTGGCACTGTTGTGTTTGTCATACAGTTTTTGTATATGTGCACGCATCGTTATTTGTTCGTGTGTAACAGGAAGAAGGTAGAGATCACCAGATCCTGATCAAAACATTATAATAAAGAAAAacccttttttttatttcttgaaaAGATGAAACCtaaataacctttgacctaaaaCATTGACATTAAGGTGATACTAGTAACTATGTTGTGGTAATCCTACTGtcgtcattttcatttgcacTGTACGTTGTAGCCACATCTACATATACTATATTACAAAGACACCTAACAAACCTTCATTGGCTATATCTTAAACCACTGATCTTTGGCTATATGTAGTCAGTTAAACTACTTCTTCAAAACAGCAAGTTTTAATATTGACTTACCATTatgaatgaaagaaaatgtcaaCATAAGTTTGTTCAAAATCACGATGATAAGATGGTGAATAAAAACAGCCCAGCCAATCATCCAGCAGCTTGACATAGCTATGGAAAACTTGTTGCGCAGCAAAATACTTTGATGTGCTAACAcagaaccagatttaaactgaaatgCCTCCCGTATACAGTCAATCATGcacaaaagtatatatatatactggttAATGCATAAATGAGTGTGATAATTTCACAGAAGATAAGATATAAAGCAAATTTCGCATTAACTAATCCATGTTAATCAATTAATCTATCACATGCTTGCTGCCCCTTGTGGTCTAGTCAATGTCCAAACACCAAAAATATCCAAATACAGCAACGTTTGAACTTAACctaatttttgaaaataaaaaatacaacatctgTTTATGTAAACTATTACTGATATTCATGAGAACATTCTGAAAGTGACCTATGATGTCCGCGACAGAAAAGTTGAACATTTAACACAACCAGAGTCACCATAATCATATTGTTAAAAGTTATACATTCACTAAAATCTATCAAACAGCAACGCGCGTGCTAAAAGTGGGTTAAGAGTATTAAAACCCGAAGGCGTTTCCCAAGGATACAACTTATTTTACAAGTGGTGTAATCTAAACCTAACAGACTTATATTTGTAGGTGTAGTAACGTGCtggaaactacatgtacttcacaaaCTACATTGGGATTGGATCACTAGTAAATTTGTGACGTCACGTAATGTAGATGTGCACTCTGCTCATTGGTTTATGCCTGATGGGCGCATGGTAAATTTTCGCATGTTGGTCAAATCATGGAGTAGGAGGGGCTGTACCCCTATGGTCTCAGATGCATGGCTAGGGTACTACTTGGAATCCATAGCTTCACAGTATATTACTCCTGTTGCGTATTTAACAGAACATCTACTAGTTATTTATCTCTGACCATCTCAGGACATATGTATGATAACATCATTTCTACTTGTTGCTTGAGAATGTACATTGGCACATGAACTACATTAGGTTCATGATGAGACAATACCATATCCCATACATCAATAAATTTAACTCCAATACCACCAAAGACTCGTCGTATCATTCTGTTTTGATCATACAGGATCCAGTCACTACTGTGAACCCGTTGATTGATCTGATCGTTCTCTCGTGGGTTGGATAACCGAATCAGTACCATTGACCCTGGACAGCGATTAAGAAATTTGACAATGGCTAATTTCGCATGGAAGAGTTTCTCTAGGTATGTACTTGTTGTCCAGGTTACGAAATGAAAACTGAAGTTCACGATGAATACAACCCTGCTATTAGTGCATACTTTCTGGGGTATTGTGTCGATCACATCGCTTTCAAAGTTTAGGGTGGTCACTGCCTGAAAAGAGGGAGTCACTTTTAAAGCAACTATTGAGAGTCTCAAGGTGTGATTAGGGACCGGGAAGTCATCTCTAAAACTATTGCGCAGTTGATACATTGTTGAACCcccatatatgtatatctttgtATTTGAAAGACAAGTGTTGACTTCTTCATCACTCCATTGTTGACTTCTACACATCAATGGAACAAAGGTCTTGTTATCAGCCCAGTATCCATCTGAAAGTGGCACAGGTATATCAGGGCCACACAGTGGTAATTTAGGTTGAATGATTGGACCTGcaataatcaaaatatatgaatGCCATTTATAACATCAGTTCTACGTACTTAAGTCACCTGGTATTATTTCATTAATACGTACATAACATTAGGAATGTTACCTTCAATGTCTTGTAGGAAGAGTATTCATTGACATGTGATCATACtatcattatgcaaatcagaTCAACTATTAATAGTCATACTTTAAAAGTCATATTCAAGTACTGGAAGAAATAACATTAATGGGCAGGGGATTTCATGAAATAACTATTTCCTTTGGCTTTCCTACTCAAAGAAATAATCTGTATAAAATAACTTTTGAGATGGTGAACGTCATATCTAGTTTGTTCAAACACCAATTAACTTGATTAACAATATATTCTTACCAGTAATTTCTGCTTTCAGGTCAGTGTGTTGTAATTTCCCGTTGTATTTCCACCTAAaggtatttacaaaaatatcagTAACTTATCAAATTCGTATCAAACAGTATCAATTCATACATACCATAGACAGCAGAAATACAGACGCTAAGAATAAGGTATAATATATTATCGTTCTACTGTTATACCCAAAGCTAATGTTAAACTATTACCAATGTTTTATGTCACTCTGTCGATTCCATTCCTTTTCTTGTCTGTATGTCGGTGTACCAATACCTCACAAAATACTACCTGGATTCGGGAGAAATTTGATATATGGGCATTGTGTATTTCAACTCAAGAAGGATGTGCTTTGTCACATGTTGAATCCTTGTCGGGAAAACCTAAGTGTTAACTATAcgtacaaatataaaagtacGTAATATACAGTCTGTATGTAGTTCTCAAAAGATTTCACGTTAGTTACACTTAATGAAAGTTATAATTTTAAGAATACGAATAAAAGCAGGATTAAGTTTTAGctgaaaacttttttttgtgttttttttttcatatgattTGATAGTATTTTACTGTAATGAAATAGCAATCTAATGTCTTATTATGACACAAACCTTCTTCAAAAACACTTTCTGTCAGAGTGAAGGAAATGTCGGAGAGTAGTATAATTAGCACCATAGGTATAATCACAGACAATACTTGTCTGttgtataatttattaaaaatctCGAAGAGGTAATGTCGATCGACTATTTTGATTGTTACTTCAGGCATATTCCCGGGAAAAAGTGATGTAGAGACAAGTTGTAACTGTATAAAATCTATTTTTCGTTCGAACGCATTCAACAATTTGACATATGTATGCTTAAGGATACATATAACTGGTAAGTTGAAGAAAAACAATTTCTAATAGGCCTTGCAATCGTGGATTTTTACCCTACATCGACCTTATAAATTTATGATTCTTACCTTTCAAAGAGCAATGTCGATCCTCGAATCCTTGATGACGTCACCCTATTTGTGTCTTGGATTGAATGACGATAACTGACAAAATTTTCACAAGTGAAGTTCTCGGGTCgtttacaaataaatactgTTTTTCCTAATGCTGTCGGATTAGTATATTCACATACATCTTGCCAGGTTCCTTCACTTAATAATGAACAGTTCGTTATTTCAGAGTTGTTACCATTGCCAAATGTTGCCTGCCAAACACCTTGTGGTTCAGCGTATAAAATATCATGGTTCAGGAACAAGATGGCTTCTCGAGTAAAAGCCaagttaattttaaaatatgcagTGCCTTGCCAGGCAGCGTAGAagtacacactgtatgtacCATTACCATAATCAACAACTCGTCCAGCAGTACTCTTTTTCAGTTTTGTATTATACATGACAGGCTCAAAAAAGTCCCCTCCTCGATGTCGTCGGCGGCCATTATCATCAACAGCTTCGATGACAACATGTATATAGTCTCCTGTTTTGAATTTAGACTTCTCTTCAAAGAAATATGCCCTGAAAAGAATGGCTAAAGATGTAGTTATCAGTTTGTCCTTTGGTGCATTGGTATCAatattaacaaaacatttaccaATGTTAAGGTGCCATCTTAAATGTGATTAC
This is a stretch of genomic DNA from Glandiceps talaboti chromosome 9, keGlaTala1.1, whole genome shotgun sequence. It encodes these proteins:
- the LOC144439920 gene encoding NXPE family member 1-like, giving the protein MLMKDKTVYKRVFHVMDTGCRYPGRPNTRDPSLKAGERNIDTGISRKQKISSENIKDDMSFYSAYSGFSLGWLGIVQELEWAYEHGTMPASVNEPQRPLNISTGVTEQEHRNMTTMLNRNPYHPFAISNGKMGMTSIQTTRAYFFEEKSKFKTGDYIHVVIEAVDDNGRRRHRGGDFFEPVMYNTKLKKSTAGRVVDYGNGTYSVYFYAAWQGTAYFKINLAFTREAILFLNHDILYAEPQGVWQATFGNGNNSEITNCSLLSEGTWQDVCEYTNPTALGKTVFICKRPENFTCENFVSYRHSIQDTNRVTSSRIRGSTLLFERWKYNGKLQHTDLKAEITGPIIQPKLPLCGPDIPVPLSDGYWADNKTFVPLMCRSQQWSDEEVNTCLSNTKIYIYGGSTMYQLRNSFRDDFPVPNHTLRLSIVALKVTPSFQAVTTLNFESDVIDTIPQKVCTNSRVVFIVNFSFHFVTWTTSTYLEKLFHAKLAIVKFLNRCPGSMVLIRLSNPRENDQINQRVHSSDWILYDQNRMIRRVFGGIGVKFIDVWDMVLSHHEPNVVHVPMYILKQQVEMMLSYICPEMVRDK